In Brassica napus cultivar Da-Ae chromosome C2, Da-Ae, whole genome shotgun sequence, the sequence TATGTTAAACCATGTGTCTCCCTTTAACTACTTAGTAGCTTTGAATGATGGTtgtttaagaatatatatgcTATGTTATTTGTTAGGGTGTTGGACAATTTAAAGGACTATAATGTAAAGGCTCTTGTTAATGTTGTTGATCACTTGGGTACTGTTGCTTCCAAGCTTACTAATCTCCTTGATCAGCAGAGTTCTGACATTTCAACTATGGAGCTGAGGGCTTCTTGTGTTAGTCAGGTAAATAAGACTGGCACTCATTGATCTAACCCTTTTGTAGACGTTCTTTGTTATTAAGGTTTGTATGTGTCTTGTTTTTGTCAGAAACTCCTTACTTGCCGGACTTTGTTAGTCCTCTCAGACGATCTGAATCAAGACAGAATCATTGCAATGCGCCAGAAGGTGAGTTTTTGAGTTTCCACACAGCTCATCATTTTCATGTGGCAgtgtgttttatttatatagttttccACCTTTGATTAGTGGCGCCTTTGTGAGATTGACCTTGAGGACTACTTTTTTGTTCTACTAACCAGGTTGTTCCAGAGCATCCAGAGACACATTTACTTGAAGGGACCAATGGACAAGGTCACCTCTGTTGCCATTCCTCTTGCCTTGGCTGCATCTTCTCTCTACATGATTGTAAGTTTGTATCTGTTCcattttcttgtttgtttttttcagaATTGTGTATTCAtgcttttctatgtttttttagaATCTGTTATGTTCTTCACTGAATAATTTTGATTGAAGCTTATATTTGTTGTTATTCATCTTGCCTTGATTGCTGTTACTGAGTTCTTTAATAATCTGTTAGACTGCTACTAAGCTTTTTAAGACCTTACTTTTTTTCACTCaacaaaactattgttctaagttaGGTCTCAAATTACGGACCAATTGCTCATGTGTTTTGCATATCTATAAACATCTATATGCTGGTATCCAATCTTCATGAACCATATACATGTttggacaatttttttttttttaagaaactctAAATAAGAGATTCCCATTAGAGCATAAAATCAAAGTATTTCTTAGCTAAGATTcttaattacatttaattaataaaataatcacaattacatttaattaataaaataatcactAGTGAGGTTGTGGGTTAATCATGCCCTAACGTAGGCCTCTTGATGCCAAGCGTCGTTTCTTTGGGTAAACAATTTCTTCTCCCTCTTCCTTGCCCCGTCGCGTCGAGACGAAGAACCCCGCTTTCTCTGAGGTTTCCTAATCGGAGATGGAGATCGATTCCATCGCAGCTGGAGGAGCTCTTAAACCAGATGGAGATCGATTTCGTTGAGACGAAGAACCCTGCTTTTGATAGGTGTGGGCGATTACAGATGCAAAGAGGCAAAGTTTAATCCCCTCCGCCCTTAAACCAGGAGGAGCTCTCCAGTTTATCCCCGGCGCCGTCCGCTTCATTTGCTCTGTCTCTCCATCAAACCATCACTTGCTCTGTCTCTCCATCAAACGATGAACCATCCTCCGGtagttttagtgtttttgaGCTTAAAGTTTGTCACTTTGAATTGAAAAAGATAAGATAATGATTGATTGTGAGATTGTTAAACTTAAAAGTACAAAGCTTTCTTATGTCTGTAGTCTGACAATAGAGTTTCAAGGACTTAGCTTCTATCTTTTGATTGGTTCTCTAAAgaaaatcacttttttttttgtttggatgatagaggtgaagaagaagacgttGGTGAGGAGGAATGACGTGAGGAATATAGCAATTGTAGCTCATGTTGATCATGGCAAAACTACTTTGGTTGATTCTATGCTTAGGCAAGCTAAGGCAAGGAGCAAAGTTAGTGTTGGAGCTAGGGCCTTGCAAAGACTGTGAGAGGTATCAGTACAAGAGCTTCGAGCTCAACATCGTCTTTTCGCAGGTGTGTTTAGCTGGCGTATCTCTTCTTTGCGTTTCTCATAACTTGAGAAAGCATGGGATTTGAAAGTTTCTCTTCGTTGATCAGCTCAGTGGTCGTATGGGACGGCTCAAGGCTCAGTATATTCAGCAAATCTCGGTGATTCTTTCTATCTTTGGTTCAGAATCTCTGTGACAGATCATTAGTTGCATGAAAGttgaaaccttttttttgtttttccttatTACAGAACTCTGTTAGATTGCTTGTACTTTTGTCACTCCCCTGTTTTGGATTGAAAGctgaaacattttttatgtttttccttTATTACAGAACTCTGTGAGATAAGCACATACGTTTGCGTCATTACCTCTCTAAGATAAGCTACAGGTTCCGCATCTTTCTGCTTCTACAGTTTCTGGTCGTCACTGTTAGCCAGTTTACCACGCTTTTCCAGACCACTGCGTATACCGGACATATCACGTATATAAACAGTGGTGATTTCGCGGTGAGTCGAGCTTTAGtttcttctttggtttcttgttATACGGTGATGTTAAAAGCTTGGGATTGTTTCAATTCTCTGCGGTGGTCCAAGTTGTTGGGATTATTTTATGTCTGCAAGCAGTAACGAAAATATCTCATAGAGCTCAAGCGATAGCATCAGTTGCAAGTAAATGGCATGCGATAATGTTGTGCTCATCTACAGATACAACTCAGATAAGGACTTCTCCTAGTGGAGTTCACTTGGAAGCCACCACGAATCCACCCATCTCCTTTCAGAATTAGGTACACCATTGCTGAATAACACCATCTTTGATCACTTATTTGGGAAAATATTTTTGCCTGCTTTGGTGTTTTTGCATATGTATACAAATGTTTTTATTACATTCTTTCTTATCATCTGAacttcatgttttttttgttgtgtttctacttgtattttaaatctatgtttaaaatgttatgtttaaaagtttaataaataaatttaaagtttaataaaataatgtttaatatttttttaagaactcttAAATAGGAGACTTGCAATGGaccacaaaaatatatatgtttcttaaCTAAGTCTCTTAAACCTACTTTTccaactaaaaattattaaaaaaagattaagAACCCCTAAATGAATATgtgggataatgatgctcttagagcatgattattgcaAAGACTCATATTAGGGGTTCTTATTACTTTTTTAATGCTTTTAAGCACAAAAAGTGAACTAAGAGACAAGCTTAAGAAATCCAAACATTTAAGTGGTCCATTGCAAGAGTTTTAACaaagggttcttaaaaaaaaattgacacaaCAAAACAAGTGACACATAAGAACAAACACAACCAGACTAGAAAAAAAGGCTTCATGTCCGTTGCAAGGATGCTCCCAATGCTCCACTCTTTCACAACCAGACTAGAAAAGAAACCATACAAGCAGCTTCGCGTATCGTGGAGTTCACATTGACCAAAGAGCACATGATTCAAGACTCTACAAACCAAAGTACCTAAAGAAAAAGTGATCAGCGTTCTACCGTAACGAACAAAAAATCGACATAGGAGACACTCATGGAACTAAGAAACGAACCCATACAAGCAGCTTCACGTATCAGAATTCACATTTAAGAAACAACCAAATTAACTTACTTCCCAATCAAGAATCATTGATCAAACCTCTGGTGCACTGAGCTTGTTGTCCATGATCCCATATGCTCCATGACTTTCTCATTTGCAGAACATATAAAACAAGTCAaacaccaaacaaaaacagaagaaATGAAATTACAGATGTTAATTCCCTTACAATGACATCCCAGTTCTGAGTAGGGCAGATGGTTCCACGCATCTGAAGGACCATGCGAGAAAGAAGCCAGAAAAGACAAGTTCATGTGTTGGCTCTACGTTGAAAGAAATCACTGGTTAATCAACGCTAATATGAAACTTGACATTCGAATACACTCATGTATATCCATACATACATAATCAAGATCAGATTGAGTTAATAACAATATATCACAAACCTGTATATCCTTCAAGGCATCAACACGAGCTCTCACTATAGGAGACAGATTCTCAAGCACATCAGAACGCTGCCCAGCCAGATTCTGCAGCTTGTTCTATGGATTAAACATACAACTAACATcaagacaaataaaaaaagcaGACATTGAACACCAATCTACTTTCACCTCATTCCTCTAGCAATTAAGACCATAACATAGCTTGTCTACTGTCTAATGCTACACAAATTAAAACTATAAGCCGCACTGCACAAACCTGAGACAAGCTTCCAACCACAGGTAAGAGAGAAGCCTTAGTAATATAATTAGGGCTATTCAAAAGCTTACAGATTCTAGGGCACAACTTCTGAAAAGCCACAACGGGAGGCCCCGTTGCTGAATTAACCATCTTCCCCATACTAATAGCAGCACCAGACTGCAAGCTTTTGTTCTGCTCCACCATAGCTTCGAACAAAGGCTTAACAAAGAGCCCCACCATCGAAGACCCGTTGATGTTGAAGGAGAGGAGACGCGTTGATTCTCGTTTCACAGGGGTTTAGGATCGGCGGAGGAATCGAAGAGGCAGTGGAGAAGGACAAAGAGGGTGTCGGGGGAGTCGGAAAGAGGAAGATTTCATCTGTTCTACCATTGCTGAATCGAGGATGAAGAAAGAACGGAGATGTCGAGGAAGGGAGAGAGACATAGAGAGACACGAATGAGCTACACATGTCTCAAAAGACGGTCTCTTGTAATACCTAAATAAGATACGTCCCTTCCCATTAAAGctaatttccatttttttttaattctaataaCATTAGATACGGGGTCAAAGACCCGCGTTAAAGATGCTCTTAGAGCACTTGGGGTCCTTCCTAACTCCTAAGTCCTAACATATATGCATTGTGCATAAAAATTATCGAAGCTTAAGATATAGATGTTGTGGAAAACGGTTAACGGAGGCCCCATCCAGAAGGCAAACAACGACGACGACTGTGGACAATGCGTCAATGCCAAAGAGGTTCCTGTGATCTGTCGCCAACTTCCCTGTATATCTTGTTCATCCTTTTACTAAAGATCAGTGAAAGAAAGCTTTTTCTAATTCTTGACCAATCAAGACTTTTGCTCATTACACAAATAAAAGatatctaaaaaccaaaatgcATGTATCTGTTTGTCAAAACAATCTttgcaaaaaaaagaaaaataagagcCCACAACTGTACTTCCATCTCACGGGCCATACATTCATCAATACCAACTACAAACATGTCGAACACCACCAATTTATAATCAACTTTATATCGGGGAActcaaaccaaacaaaagtcACACAACCGgtttaacttaaaaaatatcAGCCGGTTCTAGCCGATTTACTTTACCGGTAATACCAATATTACCGGTAACTTCAAATTCGAGTGATTAGAGTCACAACGAATTCTCCAATACATATAAACCATCTCCGACAACAAGTGTTTACCCACTTGCTTGCTTGAAGATGTTGTACGACCGTGCTTTATGCGTTACTTGCATGCCACGAAACCTTTAATTTGCAAAGTATGCCTTATATGGAACCCTAGACAGAACTCATGCTTCTTCTCCTCTTGACGGAGTTGACCTTATCGAGCCTCCACTCGTCTCTGAGCCTGGCGATGAAGTTGTCCGCTTTCGTGTTAACGTCCGGGCTTGGACAGAAGAACCCCGTCCCGCCGCCGCCACCATTCACGGCGACGTTGTTGTCCTCCCCGCCATCAGATTGTGTGAGTTCTAGACCCCAACCTAGGTCGATCACTTCTCGGTCAGGGGAGTTGCATCTAGAGCTCTGATTGCTCCGTATCTTCGCAAAATCACCACTCACCACGAACTTCAGCGGCGGAACCCTAAACGGAGGCGGTGGAGGCGGAGGTGGTGTGGTTTGAGTTAACGGCGGTTCTTGGTAGCTCTCTTCGTTTAAATTTGCCTGCTTTGGTTGACGCGGAGGTCTACCGTAGTTAACTCTCCGTGATGGTGTCTGAGGATCCAACTGAATCTTCCTCGGcggaggaggtggaggcggCGCCGGAATGGAGTGGATCTTTTTGCTCTTAACTCCCTTTTTAAACAATCCGTAGAACACTGACTGCGACGAACGCGGAGGCGGAGGAGGCGGTGGAGGTGGCGGCAGAGACGGTGGTTGAAATGTCGATCTGTATTGCGGTGGTTCCATCTCCACCGCCGCCGGCGAttctcttttttctcttctctttagTTTCTGAAGTTTCTTCCTCTTTCCTTGATTATACAAAGAAGCGAACACCATTTTAATCTCTTTCGCCGCATTGCTCTTTCTTCTCTGAAGAGTCCCCTGCTTCCTCAGCGGCGGAGGAGGCGGTGGCGGCGGAGGTGGTGGCGGCGGTGGTCGAAGCGTTCGTTTAAATCTGGTGGAATCAGAATTAATGTCACTGCGTTTCGACCTTTCTTTCATATCTCTGTTTCTAACAGAACGATGAGTCCTTCGAAGTGGCGGAGGAGAAGACGGTCTTACAACGAACTTATCAACCGTTACTTCCTTAGGCTCAGATTCTTCGATTTCAGTTTTAGAAACACTCCGAAACTGTTCGTCAATCACCACCGTTGATTCCCATCGGTACTTGTCGATTCCAAGATCGTCGTAGAACCGGAACCGGCGATCAGCGGTTTCCCTGAAAACTCCATTCCTCAGATCAGGATACGAGCTGCTACTACGCCTCAACGGTAAACCTCCGGTAACCGGTAACCTACTCAAGCTCTCGTAGATCTTGAGCCTATCAGCGTCGTACACGTCATCACCTATCACAGCTCctccttgttcttcttcttcgctgtGTGAATACGAAGAAGGCGATACGTCGTCGTTTCGTCTGGCGAGTACGCCGCAGATGGTCGCGAAAAGTACTACAACCACGTTGATGGAGTCCCATCCTCTCTTCACCGAAGCTGGCTGAAGAATCTGAGATGTGACGGAGATAAACGGAGGGACGACGAAGGTCGTAAAGAGAAGAAACATAGCCGCTGAGATCACTCCGATCATCGCAGGAACTAACATCGTCGGAACCGGTGATCGCCGGCGAGTATAGCCAGTAGATTCAAATTGCGGCCAGATCAGCGGCGGTTGATCGCCGTTGATCTCCATAGTTTTGaattgagagagaagagagagagagagatattgtCGATTCTATTACAATTACATTAATAATGAGTTAACAGTATTTATAGTGATAACTGATAAGTAATTAAGTACGTTTATCAAACACAATTATATGGAAAACAAAATTATGATTATAGCCATACGGACACTAAAAGGAATTGTTGTCATGGTATTGAATAATCTCTCGCTAAAGACCCTGTTAAAGTATATTATTAggctaaatttaaattattgagCTAGAAAAGTCGTCGAATTGCTTCACAGAGATTCATAATCAAACATTCTTTTGTCAACAatacaaaatttagaaataaattatataaaaaacttaaaaagttttgacaaaatgaaaaacattataattttcttttgaaaaaattaaaagaaattttgaatataaatttcaaaaattgttTCACATCATGTGATAATGACCTTAAAACAAAAGATTGGTATGATATATTCTCGTAGCCATCCTATTagattttcaatatatttttacagaGTCTATTAATCGAATTTGTGGCATGGTCTAATAATATAACAGTCGGTCAAATGATTGATAGATTAATtccatttcaaaattttgtaagaGGACGTTGCCATTAAGGCCCGTCTTGGATAATCCCTTGATTACAAGCAACGtcgagaaaaaataatataatttgcttAACAAACGTAAAATAATCATTCAAGTAATGCATATTGATATGTTGACATATCTAAGTACTATATTGTTTAGCAAGATTCATTTCAACACACGTTTACCACGATATTTTACTATAGCTACTAAATAATCCATGCTCAAAGTAAGACTTCAACTTTTCATACTACAAAATAATGCCTAGTTTGGGCTTCAGTCAACAAAGTAAcgttaaaaaaacttacaattaTGAAATTTCAGATTATTACGGCGtactatacaaaaataatatatttttatgtttcaaaaatgGACCTCCTCGATTAAAAAATCATTGAGGTCCAAACCTCGGGATTTTATTCACAAAAGTAACAAAACTGGTTTTCTAAGACatgttattgttgtttattatcattaatttttattttttcctaaAACAATATCACGGCACAGATCTTTTGCGACAGTGGTTTGTTCATGAAGATATAATGTCAAAGTTAACTTTTAAATCAAGAAAGAAACAGAGGTTTTGAAGAGGACTAAAAAGTCTGTCTCAAGTAACTGGGTCCTCTTTTGGGCGTCAATAATGGAACTGTATTATTAATTAACCATGATTGTAATTGCAAACCAAGCTacagtaattaaattaaacattacAAGTATAAACATGTGGAATAATTGTTTTAGATGTAAATTTGCAAACCCCGCAAACACTTGTTTAGTATCTTCGGAAGTAAAAATGCAAACATGTCTTTTTGGGACAAAAAGGTTGTATGTGTtattacaaattaaaattttaaaacaactaaaATCGTAAATGCggtaaaaatatcattataaaaatccaaaataaaaaaaaaaagaaaaaagaaagagaaaaacatCTATATAAACGATCAAACTCCAAACACGAAAATGAATACGCTCCAAACATTTCATGAACAGAGCCCATATGATATAATTGATATATGatgtgttttgtgtgtgtgtttacaATGGTGAGCAACGCTTTGCCACTACATAGATTATATGTTATTCATTTTTAAAGTACGATATTTGCTTGTACAAAAAAGTGCACGAATAGTTAtaaattttggaatttttttacgACACTTTATCACTTTGGAATTACATCCCAAGACACTTTCAACATGTGACAACCTTTCAAGATAGTGAATGTCATAGATGTCCTCTTTCAATAGAAAACCCATAAACCAAACCACTCCATCAAACCGGtcaaatactattttttatttactttttgaaCCAAACTTATTTTGAATCAGTTTCCCAACCCTAATTTTTCGTGAAAGGTAGCAGCCTTTCTCTGAACAACTTTTGCGGCGATTCTCAAAATCCCTAGATCTCTCTCACTAATTCTCAAAATCCTAGATCTTCTCTCACTAATCGTTCTTCACACTTTCTTCCTTTCGATTTTGCCTCTGTAACACACCTCCGTTCCCAGCCTTCTGAATCACATCGTCGCTGTCATACCCTAATCTAGCATAAAAGAACAAAAGACCCATTTTTCTCCTCTTCTAGCCAACCCTTCAAACAACGATGTCTAAGAAACCTAGATTTTCTGAAATCGTCCAATCTTCTAAATCCTTCGAATCTCTGAAGCACATCGACTTTATCTTTCTCCATAAATAAATCGACTTTCTCATTTCGTCTAATCCCCAAATTTTAATCCCACTCCGGTTTGCTTCGATTTCAAGACATGCGAGGTTAGTTTCTTCACAACCCATACATATTCTGATTCTGGGTTTTAATTGGTTTATCCAAGTTTAGATTCTATAAGATTCGTCTTTATTTTGTTGGTTTCTTAGTGTCGTTGTGGATTTCAAAATCCATATCTGCGAAGCTtcggttttaattttgatgGGTAAAGTGTGGACTCGGGAGGGGGTGGACGGGTGGTGTGTGGATGGGCGGTGCGTGGATACTGGAGCGTGGATGGGTTGTGTGTGGACGGTTAATAAGGGAACGAGTGATGTGTATGGTCGTGGTATTGGTCCGTGTGGATGCAATCTCCAGGGTCTAGTGGGGTGGTTTCTGATGATGTCTTGCTTGGTGAAGTGAGTGCAGGTGAGCCGTCCACAATTAGTAACATTGCAATTGCTGTTGGAGTAATGGGAGATATCTCATGGTTCCAATATATGCTTCTCTTATCTATAAATCTGTATACAAAGACCTCTTTTGTTATCCTCCATGTAATGTATTTTTGTTCTCTCTTTTCGGTTTTAGAGTATGGATTATCATTTTGTAGTTGAATATCAACATAACCCAAACGTCAGTTTAATCTATTATGCAACTTGTGTTCTAGTTTATTGAATTTTCTATAATATGGATATAGCTATGACCACGTCCACATTTCTCATGTCATCCACAAGTTCCATTCCAAACTATAATCTCTCCAAATTGGTAGCTTATATCAATAAACTTAACACATTAATGCATTCTAGGAAACGAGGACCAAATTGAACCGGTTCCCATATTGGAACACCAAACGAGTGAAACTTTCAACAGGGACATTGTTGTCCGACCACATAGAAAACGACAAAAAAAAGTGTCTTAAATGTTGAATGTGTTTCTGAGTGTAAGACAAACTCAGAATGTGGTCCATGATGTAAACAACTCTAAATTTTGTACATATAAATTTGGAAAATAACTTAAGAGTATGTCTTGTTCTGTTGATAGAAATAATTTGAGCGTGGTTATCATCATTGTAAAGTATTTACTTACCCTTTACTCGCTACATCCCAACCCAAACCGCCGCAACTTTTGTCGAGGTGTCTCTGCTCTCTTAAACATATTTCTTCTTCCTATTATTCGTTGATAAAAAGAAACCGGAAAACTAAATTACAATTTACACACAAATCTTTACCCTATGTAACACTATTATTACGCTTTTGACACATGAGTtatttttcaaagaaaattaatttgtaaaaaaatatttgaactttTCGGTTTTACAATATCAGGATTATAATATGGTGTTGTTATGcatatttcctttttccttGTTGTCGGTGATGtggatatagaaatataaattatacagATGTCGATAGATAAATTACCTTATTAATAAGTTCTGTTGTTTATGTTGATAGACAAATGGTTATTATGCTCTGAGCTTTGTAATAGTGATAGATCAACGATATT encodes:
- the LOC106377544 gene encoding formin-like protein 3 translates to MEINGDQPPLIWPQFESTGYTRRRSPVPTMLVPAMIGVISAAMFLLFTTFVVPPFISVTSQILQPASVKRGWDSINVVVVLFATICGVLARRNDDVSPSSYSHSEEEEQGGAVIGDDVYDADRLKIYESLSRLPVTGGLPLRRSSSSYPDLRNGVFRETADRRFRFYDDLGIDKYRWESTVVIDEQFRSVSKTEIEESEPKEVTVDKFVVRPSSPPPLRRTHRSVRNRDMKERSKRSDINSDSTRFKRTLRPPPPPPPPPPPPPPLRKQGTLQRRKSNAAKEIKMVFASLYNQGKRKKLQKLKRREKRESPAAVEMEPPQYRSTFQPPSLPPPPPPPPPPRSSQSVFYGLFKKGVKSKKIHSIPAPPPPPPPRKIQLDPQTPSRRVNYGRPPRQPKQANLNEESYQEPPLTQTTPPPPPPPPFRVPPLKFVVSGDFAKIRSNQSSRCNSPDREVIDLGWGLELTQSDGGEDNNVAVNGGGGGTGFFCPSPDVNTKADNFIARLRDEWRLDKVNSVKRRRSMSSV